The Theileria annulata chromosome 3, complete sequence, *** SEQUENCING IN PROGRESS *** genome has a segment encoding these proteins:
- a CDS encoding polymorphic antigen precursor, putative (note;~Tap-921d01.p1c.cand.5 - score = 51.54;~Apicoplast targetting peptide predicted by the PlasmoAP tool;~1 probable transmembrane helix predicted for TA17375 by TMHMM2.0 at aa 5-27;~Signal peptide predicted for TA17375 by SignalP 2.0 HMM (Signal peptide probability 0.993, signal anchor probability 0.004) with cleavage site probability 0.950 between residues 20 and 21) has protein sequence MASKLVSLFIIIVCFNAIFATKHITLNIGRYNPDQDPTKPAPNPYKIFEFSPKKGKKLHRAVLGPVVIFEDLSLIWYIVSLHLETLYLVPQLAKLILTDGTNETILFYRWDKHGFVTETEENHASYKHFLVNNALVSTTPYVDVKRQINFQAFDITTELIYEVPYTTVRPKTGFFLHLIIHANDSLVKSDEPILSFKGYRDGNEFKTLEASFETPKPTIFLVLEEGKWKEVNNQKFLDSSKNYHQESLKKQQLPTAPIPVVTPFSPPKPVDLTYTALQQPIRPPDSSLLDQIVVATPMERPSTPITFVPRTPPFPNSKVLDLNKITSSFTVDSKNSHEYEVLTVHPNEGISVFEIVESGYTLWNNRRSAKLIKVEMFLRNKLIVLLTIFFNRIGLRRIYFARNFGRLYLCSYQDFNQLFDSWKTGPNFDNTISFSTHMYNNLNLYNQYSMLHDGVQYTSPVPLQGYNLVRLIHGTHDVFQEQGENWTHVTMNFFSSTNVLVTVGVNKNGQQHEKYFDSKGVLVPMDYQTFTNTFFQFQSEIHHQANVLFDLKKEIRQSYIKQNRDLVYIVPLSGYYVRIVNYGKYTLWKSINDRCTSIQFHFDEHLKSIVLVKLFISTADSTNTICFRFVGSTVFRVESELEFSTLVEKYFHNYKNDNHRIMIEASQSDDPSTNYEMQILDLLNYDHTVPQYSSFDEYVLKTTFIPNNGRRFQQVNYGNQILWVSNLSNGFCLKLSVYFHAGSVKLLKLFSYLNGSENIEFILFNEDFVESISEDEFKANILSLRAAFESNVIPVDDVTILDLTDAANYNPLTTRKEKLVTITYHNHKGYFGILCFGPEIMWMGSSTDLATHVTVYYYEYRPIVAQLAITPGRGFMKSISNFNRAWHTLSSNGFENLLSHIRDFEYLRTAFTLPSLSESTDFDDDTHINGNLIIRSFFSKTKLMASVFFDRARVYCPNLYRYIHSMYLCYHDSLPKLLAFREYSIYGYSFDHHLIFRNGWRPVPYSKFLQFFQYYKHTLPKNSVRPTQFDYDISTDDPRVIVSKMDDRVTCYKYRVTDTQLSLRTLSTQGTLIWTAPKHINLRSLFVYMKDDIALLARLEEEDHTQFVEEVFLRLEGDQWREIDYNVFTAEYNDLLGQLPSPVPTSSPISIQHPVEPSETTEVSQPLGPLDQQEMDISEPPSSSETLVPEDTSDIVSTPPEEPKPSTPEKETAENVSRLELLEPFDKERFTFGKGHHALCVPFDDVETRRNSPITEISVGNAVVWTSTEPNGSCVRVRSFLKDGSPVLLQIIKKVSKKQRKFEFIVMDDGIWTVCSEEVFNSTLSSLVQHYRSKSSGS, from the coding sequence atGGCTTCTAAACTTGTTAGCCTGTTCATCATTATCGTCTGCTTTAATGCAATCTTTGCAACTAAACATATTACCTTAAATATAGGTAGATATAATCCAGATCAAGATCCTACTAAGCCCGCTCCCAATCCTTACAAAATATTCGAATTCAGTCCCAAAAAAGGAAAAAAACTACACAGGGCCGTTCTTGGGCCAGTAGTCATTTTTGAAGATCTATCACTTATATGGTACATAGTATCATTACATCTTGAAACTTTGTACTTAGTTCCCCAACTAGCCAAACTAATTCTAACCGATGGAACAAATGaaactattttattttacagaTGGGATAAACACGGTTTCGTCACTGAAACAGAGGAAAATCACGCGTCCTATAAACACTTTTTAGTAAACAACGCTCTTGTTTCTACGACACCATATGTTGATGTTAAGAGACAAATTAACTTTCAGGCTTTCGATATAACGACAGAACTTATTTATGAAGTTCCTTATACAACAGTTAGGCCCAAAACAGGGTTTTTTTTACATCTCATTATTCATGCAAATGATTCATTAGTAAAATCTGATGAACcaattttatcttttaaAGGTTATAGAGATggtaatgaatttaaaacattgGAAGCATCTTTTGAAACTCCTAAACCAacaatatttttagttttagaAGAAGGAAAATGGAAAGAAGTCAATAATCAAAAATTTCTAGATTCAagtaaaaattatcatCAGGAATCTCTTAAGAAGCAACAACTTCCAACAGCTCCCATCCCTGTTGTTACACCCTTTTCTCCTCCGAAGCCAGTTGATCTTACCTACACTGCATTACAACAGCCTATAAGACCACCAGACTCATCTTTACTTGATCAAATTGTTGTCGCGACTCCAATGGAACGACCTTCAACTCCCATAACTTTCGTTCCTCGTACACCTCCATTTCCCAATTCGAAGgttttagatttaaataaaattactagTTCTTTCACCGTAGACTCAAAAAACAGTCATGAATATGAAGTTCTTACAGTTCATCCTAATGAAGGAATTTCTGTTTTTGAGATAGTGGAATCAGGATATACTCTTTGGAATAATAGAAGATCTGCTAAGCTGATTAAGGTTGAAATGTTTTtaagaaataaattgattGTTTTGTTAACCATTTTCTTTAACAGAATCGGCCTAAGGAGAATTTATTTTGCTAGAAATTTTGGAAGACTATATCTTTGCTCATACCAAGACTTTAATCAACTATTTGACAGCTGGAAGACTGGACctaattttgataatacTATCTCATTTTCTACTCACATGTATAACAATTTGAATCTCTATAACCAATACAGCATGCTTCATGATGGAGTACAGTACACATCTCCTGTTCCCCTGCAAGGTTATAATCTTGTCAGATTAATTCATGGCACTCATGATGTCTTTCAGGAACAGGGTGAAAATTGGACTCATGTTACTATGAATTTTTTTAGTTCCACAAATGTTTTGGTGACGGTAGGTGTAAACAAAAATGGCCAACAAcatgaaaaatatttcgATTCTAAGGGGGTTTTAGTTCCTATGGATTACCAAACCTTCACCAACACTTTCTTTCAATTTCAATCTGAGATTCACCACCAAGCTAACGTTTtgtttgatttaaaaaaggAAATTAGACAGTcatatattaaacaaaacCGTGATCTTGTTTATATTGTTCCTTTAAGTGGTTATTATGTTAGAATCGTAAATTATGGCAAATATACTTTATGGAAATCTATAAACGATAGATGTACATCAATTCAATTCCATTTTGACGAACATCTAAAGAGTATTGTCTTGGTAAAATTGTTCATAAGTACTGCGGACTCAACTAATACCATTTGTTTTAGGTTTGTTGGAAGTACCGTTTTCAGGGTAGAGTCTGAATTAGAATTTTCTACGTTggttgaaaaatatttccataattataaaaatgataatcaCAGAATCATGATAGAAGCTTCTCAATCAGACGATCCTAGTACGAATTACGAAATGCAAATCcttgatttattaaactatGATCATACTGTACCTCAGTATTCCAGTTTTGATGaatatgttttaaaaaCCACTTTCATTCCGAATAATGGTCGTAGATTCCAACAGGTTAATTATGgtaatcaaattttatgggtttcaaatttatcaaatggCTTTTGCCTCAAGCTCTCTGTATACTTCCATGCAGGTTCTGTCAAActattgaaattattttcatatttgAATGGTTCTGAGAATATTGAATTCATTCTTTTTAATGAGGATTTTGTTGAATCTATATCTGAGGATGAATTTAAAGCTAACATTCTTAGTTTAAGAGCTGCGTTTGAGTCTAATGTTATACCGGTGGATGATGTAACGATTTTGGACTTGACTGATGCGGCAAATTACAATCCATTAACTACTAGAAAAGAAAAGTTAGTAACTATTACCTATCACAATCACAAAGGATATTTTGGTATTCTCTGTTTCGGCCCTGAGATTATGTGGATGGGCTCTAGTACTGATTTAGCTACTCATGTTAcagtatattattatgagTACAGACCAATTGTCGCTCAGTTGGCTATTACTCCGGGAAGAGGTTTTATGAAATCgatttcaaattttaatcgTGCATGGCACACTTTGAGTTCTAATggttttgaaaatttaCTTTCCCATATAAGAGATTTTGAGTATCTTCGTACAGCTTTCACACTTCCTTCTTTAAGTGAGAGCACTGATTTTGATGATGACACGCATATTAATGgcaatttaattattagatcgtttttttctaaaactaaattaatggCGAGTGTTTTCTTCGACAGAGCTAGGGTTTATTGTCCAAACTTATACAGATACATACACAGCATGTACTTATGTTATCACGATTCTCTTCCAAAGCTTCTGGCTTTTAGGGAGTACTCGATATATGGTTATTCATTTGACCACCATTTAATATTCAGAAATGGTTGGAGGCCAGTTCCTTACTCTAAATTCTTACAGTTTTTCCAGTATTACAAGCATACACTTCCTAAGAATTCTGTCAGGCCCACCCAATTTGATTACGATATATCAACAGACGACCCTAGGGTAATCGTTTCGAAAATGGATGACCGAGTTACTTGCTACAAATATCGGGTCACTGATACTCAACTATCTTTGAGAACTCTTAGTACTCAGGGCACACTTATTTGGACTGCTCCTAAACACATCAATCTAAGAAGTTTGTTTGTTTACATGAAGGATGATATTGCCTTACTTGCTAGACTTGAAGAAGAAGACCACACTCAATTTGTCGAGGAAGTTTTCTTAAGACTAGAAGGAGACCAATGGAGGGAGATTGACTACAATGTTTTTACTGCAGAATACAATGACCTTCTAGGACAACTACCTTCTCCTGTACCGACATCATCACCAATATCAATTCAACATCCAGTGGAACCCTCGGAAACGACCGAAGTATCTCAACCTTTAGGACCATTGGATCAACAGGAAATGGATATTTCAGAACCGCCTTCATCTTCAGAAACTTTAGTTCCTGAGGATACTTCCGATATTGTTTCTACACCTCCCGAAGAACCAAAACCATCTACTCCCGAAAAAGAAACGGCTGAAAATGTTTCAAGACTTGAATTATTAGAACCTTTCGATAAGGAAAGATTTACTTTTGGAAAAGGGCATCACGCTCTTTGTGTACCTTTTGATGATGTCGAAACTAGACGAAATTCACCAATCACTGAAATATCAGTTGGAAATGCAGTTGTTTGGACTTCTACTGAACCAAATGGTTCTTGTGTTAGGGTAAGGTCATTTTTGAAGGATGGTAGTCCTGTTCTTTTGCAGATTATTAAAAAGGTCTCTAAGAAACAAAGGAAGTTTGAATTTATAGTTATGGATGATGGTATTTGGACTGTATGTAGTGAGGAAGTATTTAATTCAACTTTGTCATCACTTGTTCAACATTATAGATCTAAATCTTCAGGTTCTTAA
- a CDS encoding uncharacterized protein (note;~Tap-921d01.p1c.cand.4 - score = 52.29;~SMART 10 transmembrane domains at aa 20-42, 55-77, 83-102, 107-129, 149-171, 192-210, 274-296, 972-994, 1004-1026 and 1033-1055;~10 probable transmembrane helices predicted for TA17370 by TMHMM2.0 at aa 20-42, 55-77, 83-102, 107-129, 149-171, 192-210, 274-296, 972-994, 1004-1026 and 1033-1055): MVSHSTKGNTLINTHLTFFFLGLSSLIIYPMLDLNSFVYLRFLGITIYDAESISFFLRRLNLSIGLIFCSISMAIGHGSDCKIWSWMLFISYFLSSFYVYSLSNNYLFVGKLSLFFVVLVSLSSHGLLMSSVKLMFAKDFIFLDNKPQSRFFAFSTGCFTSGILVNILIKLTTGEIFSYSDSQNTLKMYNRLFISFTLITLICSFLTSTLKPIEMKDEDLIANGPPPLTKPTFIGNTWIFSIACFCWSLSPMLNNLTLPVMHSVKREDSFKLEFYQFLVSLIVSALFYLFDSFDVLSFKKRGYTYNSLYRSICNMMKYRPEAPLNPELKIHQDVREDISVLSNSLSVRLFRDPQAWQSLPYGFWCEWEEYDNFDTSRILNVLSMYSTITDIRNEDPFNLDEYFILGCTGLTHPQEHYKTIKRNKYILLWLVCSLVNYLNVLCCKLEEIFKHCTSPTICCLSVIMFLCCCCNQKCDFTIFICAGTCCCTSETCKEIKCYLENAIKATVEDCNALLYDINTCSLLLDSKEVDYDQMMDSLGILEELLMRFVICLLYARLIDEYLLLHKYMKCICDRLRIVCGKFRDGCTCKHAKEEKDTKPVKCSCVMYCKMVQCISKLHAKQKKVSDIFMGNNLENIIDVMPPMSLTRAIILLASFFGDFMCSDFLQEKGNCECTKDLKNCCCIGQSICFCCRFNSRVDDILTLILLAIDTPTDCDSILANVISVLASFSSFRYPSMFHHGIYYIEGIPPLAESNTSPSESNVLTVFGTIYSQFSNLMNSLLPPGHLRSSSCSFCLNEAGLCPCLRQLLCCMREVCCLIEMIINEIGTTSVSVCFIADYDKLEGYYKRLQCSAGKLKTCSTTASQCCGSTVSNGCTHSSEFCKFICCLCDSVCTTASLVCTLNQQSKISIQTLSSSLKDQLSELNEKNTNMYKSIRGTRMGMLIKPSKSLSKMITHYKKTIIGRVSDYKRWEFYLFFLSTFVCLFLIYLSRLIPYLRNIPNKTKFMYIIVLYSFITSYFFNSSFGFLSTFDKDSAFYISLAIVLGIILSILYSWLTQWFNYRMFLFEQFVDLYSRFRLLFPGSKYLNSPTLFWWIEGFVSFIKMDMLSMYNLFGISKDRDIYNPFNFGFTSKLNIEYNLVESSSHIFTEDQCLENIKSSVFDAKLLELEGLLNFRSFYHLKQTDHSFMVLSSEDNVNYPIDLLYNAWSLGSKISEFTDRLHRLREGAILAIEKDVQMQAKLNGYDIGSINKLKHFFEFQNKCLIEAPKLSLIDSSNRTHKHFLSVQSKKLIKLYQKSYSDKWKVYLQKIYSNESEEPEASTSVKETRSRRDERKLSLTDIFNKMPMESFLKSYDDWRTKKLKNCDTVFDRNDLCKVIVTKTCREFENIAFAHNDVSEIMNELIKFVLTSFTLKDTPENFEIIKLLSKKNKFAESKDVSSILDKIAKSIRSHTFGVRSSVIKDLLSICKNIDMEKTMIYKVFKYDRFLIGEWIRWQGLHISGDLVNMLRVINVLNE, encoded by the coding sequence ATGGTATCCCATTCAACAAAGGGTAATACTCTCATCAATACTCACCTAACTTTCTTCTTTTTGGGCCTGAGCTCATTGATCATATACCCTATGCTTGATTTGAATTCCTTTGTTTACCTGAGGTTCTTGGGCATTACAATCTACGACGCAGAAAGCATCTCCTTTTTTTTGAGAAGACTAAATTTGTCAATAGGATTGATTTTTTGTTCAATTTCTATGGCTATAGGACATGGGTCTGATTGCAAGATATGGAGTTGGATGTTATTCATTTCTTACTTTCTTTCTTCCTTTTATGTCTATTCTCTCTCCAACAATTATTTGTTCGTAGGTAAACTTTCCCTGTTTTTTGTAGTATTGGTTTCCCTGTCATCACACGGGCTTCTCATGTCATCAGTTAAGTTAATGTTTGCAAAGGATTTCATATTTCTTGACAACAAACCACAATCTAGATTCTTTGCATTTTCAACAGGCTGTTTCACCTCAGGGATACTCGTgaacattttaattaaacttACCACCGGGGAAATTTTTTCATACTCTGATAGCCAAAATACcttaaaaatgtataacAGACTCTTTATATCATTCACACTCATAACACTAATTTGTTCCTTTCTAACATCCACACTTAAACCCATTGAAATGAAGGATGAAGATCTCATCGCAAATGGCCCTCCACCACTCACTAAACCAACATTTATCGGTAACACCTGGATTTTTTCAATTGCATGCTTTTGTTGGTCGCTATCCCCaatgttaaataatttaacctTACCAGTTATGCATTCAGTCAAACGAGAAGATTCATTCAAGCTAGAGTTTTATCAATTCCTGGTTTCCCTTATCGTCTCTGCTCTATTCTACCTCTTTGACAGCTTTGATGTTCTGTCCTTTAAGAAAAGAGGGTACACATACAATTCATTGTATAGGTCAATTTGCAATATGATGAAATACAGACCTGAGGCTCCCTTAAATCCAGAACTTAAAATACATCAAGATGTCAGAGAAGATATAAGTGTTTTATCCAATTCGCTGAGTGTTAGACTCTTCAGAGATCCCCAAGCCTGGCAGTCGCTTCCTTATGGATTTTGGTGTGAATGGGAGGAATACGATAATTTCGATACTAGTCGCATTTTGAACGTCTTGTCGATGTATTCAACAATTACAGACATTAGAAATGAGGACCCTTTCAACTTGGATGAATACTTTATTCTCGGCTGCACCGGCCTCACTCACCCACAAGAACATTACAAAACGATTAAGAGAAACAAGTACATTCTATTATGGCTAGTTTGTTCACttgttaattatttaaatgtgttATGTTGTAAGTTGGAGgaaatttttaaacacTGTACCTCTCCAACCATATGCTGTTTATCAGTTATCATGTTCTTATGTTGTTGCTGTAATCAAAAATGTGACTTCACTATTTTTATCTGTGCTGGAACCTGTTGTTGTACCAGTGAAACTTGCAAAGAAATCAAATGTTACTTGGAGAACGCAATTAAGGCAACCGTTGAAGACTGTAATGCACTCCTTTACGACATCAACACCTGTTCTTTGTTATTAGATAGCAAGGAAGTAGATTATGACCAGATGATGGATTCCCTTGGTATATTAGAGGAACTCCTTATGAGATTTGTGATATGTTTGCTTTATGCCAGACTTATTGACGAGTATTTGCTACTTCACAAATACATGAAGTGCATTTGTGATAGGCTAAGAATTGTCTGTGGTAAATTCAGAGATGGATGTACCTGCAAACATGCCAAAGAAGAAAAAGATACTAAACCCGTTAAATGTAGTTGTGTTATGTATTGTAAAATGGTTCAATGTATTAGCAAGTTACATGCGAAACAGAAAAAAGTTTCAGACATTTTCATGGGAAATAATCTTGAGAATATTATTGACGTAATGCCTCCAATGTCGCTCACTAGAGCCATAATACTCTTGGCTTCATTTTTCGGAGATTTCATGTGTTCTGATTTTCTTCAAGAAAAAGGGAACTGTGAATGCACAAaagatttgaaaaattgtTGTTGTATAGGGCAGTCGATCTGTTTTTGTTGCAGATTTAATTCCAGAGTTGATGATATTTTAACTCTCATTTTATTGGCCATCGACACACCAACAGATTGTGATTCAATACTTGCTAATGTAATATCAGTTCTTGCTAGTTTTTCATCCTTTAGATATCCATCAATGTTTCACCATggtatatattatatcGAAGGAATACCCCCTTTGGCTGAATCCAATACATCGCCATCAGAGTCTAACGTATTAACAGTATTTGGAACCATATATTCccaattttcaaatttaatgaatagCCTATTACCACCAGGTCATCTAAGATCGAGTTCTTGTTCCTTTTGTTTAAATGAGGCTGGATTATGTCCGTGTTTGAGGCAGTTGCTATGTTGCATGAGAGAAGTTTGTTGCTTGATtgaaatgataataaatgaGATTGGTACTACTAGTGTTTCTGTCTGCTTCATTGCTGATTATGATAAGTTAGAAGGTTATTACAAAAGGTTACAATGTTCAGCTGGTAAGTTAAAGACATGTTCTACAACTGCGTCTCAATGTTGTGGATCTACTGTCTCAAATGGTTGTACCCACAGTTCtgaattttgtaaatttatttgttgtCTGTGTGATTCTGTATGTACAACAGCTTCACTTGTTTGTACATTGAATCAACAATCTAAAATCAGCATTCAAACACTAAGCTCATCATTGAAAGATCAATTGAGcgaattaaatgaaaagaaTACTAATATGTACAAATCAATTCGAGGGACAAGAATGGGTATGCTGATTAAGCCAAGTAAATCCCTTTCTAAGATGATAACGCATTACAAAAAAACTATTATCGGAAGAGTGTCGGATTACAAGAGGTGGGAGTTCTACCTATTTTTCCTTTCAACATTCGTTTGtctttttttaatttatctttcAAGACTTATTCCTTATTTGAGGAATATTCCCAACAAGACCAAATTcatgtatattattgtGTTATATTCCTTTATCACCTCGTACTTCTTCAACTCGTCGTTTGGATTCCTCTCAACGTTCGACAAAGATAGCGCCTTCTACATATCACTGGCCATTGTTTTGGGAATTATACTATCGATTCTGTATTCATGGTTGACACAGTGGTTTAACTATCGTATGTTCCTGTTTGAACAGTTCGTTGATCTTTACTCTAGGTTCAGACTCTTATTTCCAGGTTCCAAGTACCTTAATTCACCCACACTATTCTGGTGGATTGAAGGCTTCGTCTCCTTCATCAAGATGGATATGCTTTCAATGTACAATCTATTCGGAATATCAAAGGACAGAGATATATACAACCCCTTCAATTTCGGCTTTACATCAAAGCTAAATATAGAGTACAATCTAGTTGAGTCGAGCTCACATATTTTTACGGAAGATCAGTGCCTAGAAAACATAAAATCCTCAGTTTTCGACGCTAAGTTGCTTGAACTTGAAGGTCTTTTGAATTTTAGATCGTTTTATCATCTAAAACAAACTGACCACTCATTTATGGTATTATCTTCCGAAGATAATGTTAACTATCCCATCGACTTGCTCTATAATGCATGGTCCCTTGGTTCAAAGATATCTGAGTTCACCGACAGGTTACATCGTCTTAGGGAAGGTGCTATTTTAGCCATTGAAAAAGATGTTCAGATGCAAGCCAAGTTAAATGGTTATGATATCGGCTCAATAAATAAGCTAAAACACTTCTTTGAATTCCAAAATAAGTGCTTGATTGAAGCCCCCAAACTATCACTAATTGATTCAAGTAATAGAACACACAAGCATTTCTTGTCAGTGCAATCCAAGAAGttgattaaattatatcaaaaGTCATATTCAGACAAATGGAAAGTATATCTCCAAAAAATATACTCAAATGAGTCCGAAGAACCTGAGGCTTCAACTAGTGTTAAGGAAACCAGATCCAGGAGGGATGAGAGGAAGCTCTCATTGACggatatatttaataaaatgcCAATGGAGTCTTTTTTGAAGTCATACGATGATTGGAGAACCAAGAAACTGAAAAACTGCGATACTGTTTTTGACCGTAATGACCTTTGCAAAGTTATAGTCACCAAAACATGCCGTGAGTTTGAAAACATAGCTTTTGCCCACAACGACGTTTCAGAGATCATGAATGAGCTCATAAAGTTCGTTCTGACTTCTTTCACACTGAAAGATACTCCTGAAAACTTCGAAATAATCAAACTTTTGTCAAAAAAGAACAAATTTGCAGAAAGTAAGGATGTCAGTTCCATACTGGACAAGATAGCTAAATCGATCAGATCTCACACTTTTGGAGTCAGATCTTCAGTTATAAAAGATCTTCTAAGCATATGTAAAAACATTGACATGGAAAAGACCATGATATATAAGGTTTTCAAATATGACAGGTTTCTGATAGGAGAGTGGATCCGTTGGCAAGGACTTCACATATCTGGTGATTTGGTTAATATGTTAAGAGTTATTAATGTTTtgaatgaataa